A window of the Cannabis sativa cultivar Pink pepper isolate KNU-18-1 chromosome X, ASM2916894v1, whole genome shotgun sequence genome harbors these coding sequences:
- the LOC133031866 gene encoding uncharacterized protein LOC133031866, which produces MGHRVKKNGEDKRFNVKWTERWDDVFVEALVHQQTMGNRVDKVFTTAAYNNILKEMRDKLGEPFQKDHLKNRMKTLKHHFKECHNLFSGINDFTWSPETKLWTAEPEVWKDLIKARPDARKWMSTPVGNYDKLLMLFANEAGDSFAMAKEDGNHLVNLNIGSDLNGDLGASQNEVAFTLEDLNGGNGGNYVLPISAEANSQIDSQAPSLSATSLKGKKRKASRNLDFEREFASVREAIKDVAAAIREGNAIAERSRARVYSEEEVFKELVSIGVDLQLRFRAYTFLIANAARVRAFFGCPVDERKDFLLQMMYSPQDC; this is translated from the exons ATGGGACACAGAGTAAAGAAGAATGGTGAGGATAAGAGATTTAATGTGAAATGGACCGAACGTTGGGATGATGTTTTTGTTGAGGCTCTTGTGCATCAGCAAACCATGGGGAACAGGGTTGATAAGGTTTTCACCACTGCAGCTTATAATAACATTTTGAAAGAAATGCGTGATAAACTTGGAGAGCCATTTCAGAAAGATCACTTGAAAAATCGTATGAAAACTCTTAAGCATCATTTTAAAGAGTGTCATAATCTTTTTAGTGGTATTAATGATTTTACATGGAGTCCGGAGACAAAGCTCTGGACTGCAGAGCCTGAAGTGTGGAAAGACCTGATCAAG GCAAGACCTGATGCGAGAAAATGGATGTCAACACCAGTTGGCAACTATGATAAATTACTGATGCTATTTGCAAATGAAGCGGGTGACAGCTTTGCAATGGCCAAAGAGGACGGAAACCATCTAGTTAATTTGAACATTGGTAGCGATTTGAACGGTGATCTTGGGGCCTCTCAAAATGAGGTAGCATTTACTTTAGAGGACTTAAATGGTGGAAATGGTGGAAATTATGTGCTGCCAATTTCAGCAGAAGCCAATTCGCAAATCGATTCTCAAGCACCTTCTCTGTCTGCAACATCATTGAAAGGCAAGAAGAGAAAGGCCTCAAGGAATTTGGACTTTGAGAGAGAGTTTGCTAGTGTTAGGGAAGCAATTAAAGATGTTGCGGCGGCAATCAGGGAGGGAAATGCCATTGCAGAGAGGAGTCGAGCTCGTGTTTATTCAGAGGAAGAAGTTTTCAAAGAACTAGTAAGCATCGGTGTTGATTTACAGTTACGGTTTAGGGCCTACACCTTCCTAATTGCAAATGCTGCAAGGGTGAGAGCCTTCTTTGGATGCCCAGTTGATGAACGCAAGGACTTTCTGCTTCAGATGATGTATAGTCCTCAAGACTGTTGA
- the LOC133031865 gene encoding uncharacterized protein LOC133031865 isoform X1 gives MCIAVFVWQAHPLYPLIIFQNRDEYHNRETKPLGWWEDCENGGILGGRDEVAGGTWMACSKQGRVALLTNVLELHSLPEARTRGDLPLLFLQSNKSPKEFAEELVKEAHQYNGFNLILADISSSSSNSMVYISNRPKGEPILVQEVPPGIHVISNAKLNSPWHKAQRLELRFKEELTKYHESEIPVKEMVEKLMRDKVKADKSELPGICALDWEFNLSSIFVEVDTPLVSIDSFIHYKFKKVVFIYALKLVSMTWDFCLYLQGRYGTRSTAALTAKTNGEVTFYETYLDKDMWKEQTVSYQIQKLQENGTNPDSEALPHI, from the exons atgTGTATAGCAGTGTTTGTATGGCAAGCTCATCCTCTCTACCCTCTTATCATTTTCCAAAACAGAGATGAGTATCACAACAG ggaaacGAAGCCGTTGGGTTGGTGGGAAGATTGTGAAAATGGAGGGATTTTAGGAGGAAGAGATGAGGTTGCTGGAGGGACATGGATGGCTTGTTCTAAACAAGGAAGAGTGGCTTTACTTACCAATGTTTTAGAGCTTCATTCACTCCCTGAGGCTAGGACTCGTGGAGACCTTCCTCTGCTGTTCTTACAG AGCAATAAAAGTCCCAAGGAATTTGCAGAGGAACTGGTAAAAGAGGCTCACCAGTATAATGGGTTCAACTTGATTCTGGCTGAtatatcatcatcttcttctaatTCCATGGTGTACATATCGAACCGCCCCAAGGGAGAGCCAATTCTGGTGCAGGAGGTTCCCCCTGGCATTCATGTCATTTCCAATGCTAAGCTTAACTCTCCTTGGCACAag GCTCAGCGGTTGGAATTGAGGTTCAAGGAAGAGCTTACTAAATACCATGAAAGTGAGATACCAGTGAAAGAGATGGTTGAGAAACTAATGAGAGACAAAGTTAAAGCTGATAAAAGTGAGTTGCCTGGTATATGTGCTCTTGACTGGGAGTTCAATCTAAGCTCTATATTTGTTGAAGTTGACACCCCACTGGTGAGCATTGACTCATTCATTCATTACAAGTTTAAAAAAGTTGTATTTATATATGCATTAAAGTTGGTGTCCATGACCTGGGATTTTTGTCTTTATCTGCAGGGTCGTTATGGAACTAGGAGCACTGCTGCTTTAACTGCAAAAACAAATGGTGAAGTTACCTTTTACGAGACTTATCTGGACAAAGACATGTGGAAGGAACAAACTGTCAGTTACCAGATTCAGAAGCTTCAAGAAAATGGAACCAATCCAGATTCAGAAGCTCTGCctcatatataa
- the LOC133031865 gene encoding uncharacterized protein LOC133031865 isoform X2 has product MCIAVFVWQAHPLYPLIIFQNRDEYHNRETKPLGWWEDCENGGILGGRDEVAGGTWMACSKQGRVALLTNVLELHSLPEARTRGDLPLLFLQSNKSPKEFAEELVKEAHQYNGFNLILADISSSSSNSMVYISNRPKGEPILVQEVPPGIHVISNAKLNSPWHKAQRLELRFKEELTKYHESEIPVKEMVEKLMRDKVKADKSELPGICALDWEFNLSSIFVEVDTPLGRYGTRSTAALTAKTNGEVTFYETYLDKDMWKEQTVSYQIQKLQENGTNPDSEALPHI; this is encoded by the exons atgTGTATAGCAGTGTTTGTATGGCAAGCTCATCCTCTCTACCCTCTTATCATTTTCCAAAACAGAGATGAGTATCACAACAG ggaaacGAAGCCGTTGGGTTGGTGGGAAGATTGTGAAAATGGAGGGATTTTAGGAGGAAGAGATGAGGTTGCTGGAGGGACATGGATGGCTTGTTCTAAACAAGGAAGAGTGGCTTTACTTACCAATGTTTTAGAGCTTCATTCACTCCCTGAGGCTAGGACTCGTGGAGACCTTCCTCTGCTGTTCTTACAG AGCAATAAAAGTCCCAAGGAATTTGCAGAGGAACTGGTAAAAGAGGCTCACCAGTATAATGGGTTCAACTTGATTCTGGCTGAtatatcatcatcttcttctaatTCCATGGTGTACATATCGAACCGCCCCAAGGGAGAGCCAATTCTGGTGCAGGAGGTTCCCCCTGGCATTCATGTCATTTCCAATGCTAAGCTTAACTCTCCTTGGCACAag GCTCAGCGGTTGGAATTGAGGTTCAAGGAAGAGCTTACTAAATACCATGAAAGTGAGATACCAGTGAAAGAGATGGTTGAGAAACTAATGAGAGACAAAGTTAAAGCTGATAAAAGTGAGTTGCCTGGTATATGTGCTCTTGACTGGGAGTTCAATCTAAGCTCTATATTTGTTGAAGTTGACACCCCACTG GGTCGTTATGGAACTAGGAGCACTGCTGCTTTAACTGCAAAAACAAATGGTGAAGTTACCTTTTACGAGACTTATCTGGACAAAGACATGTGGAAGGAACAAACTGTCAGTTACCAGATTCAGAAGCTTCAAGAAAATGGAACCAATCCAGATTCAGAAGCTCTGCctcatatataa